The following proteins are encoded in a genomic region of Sorangiineae bacterium MSr12523:
- a CDS encoding DUF5110 domain-containing protein, which produces MARSHMALTALAAIMPWLGASCCSARDRAPSNRGTGSSSLVRANQEVGDVIDVARHGDALDLTLGSGQETDHLDVVVLAPDVVKVEYRPRGQAETPSFIVDPHGRWPAGPHILDADTQSDPITVRTGGLRVEIARHPARVAVFGPDGQLLVREQASGGIQPGGVRLDRAPGEALYGMAGIALPGDPHDPKVTMEDNMVRNAGASVKAGAQGNGGAPIAFTTRYGLVVDSVDGEFDATESTLDFSGASREATAFYVVAGGPKDTMRATAILSGRAPMLPKWALGFANSEWGTTQDEVTEIVDTYRAKGIGLDAFVLDFDFKAWGEDDFGEFRWNSTSNPGNVHPNKFPDGASGKFAHDMAAKGVTLVGIMKPRILIENVDHEPTRQAIEAGSLDCFYPGQDPYEEYFSGRYARDIDFAGETCRSFYWTHAKPLFDTGIAGWWNDEADAIGAFVLNSLQHANMQRALYEGQRSVSDKRVFSLSRNYYLGAQRYAYATWTGDIDAGNNDGPKAFATMREQRQRMLTLVNVGQAWPTMDTGGFGGHPTPQAYARWMQFAALIPIMRVHGTFNEQRQPWVYGPIAERAATAAIALRHRLLPYLYAYERTLYETGVGVMRPLMYDYPSDPRATNDVAEWMLGDFLLARPVVEEDATSVDVYLPEGSRWIDYFRGTVHPGGQTLHYAVDAHSWLDIPLFIREGGILPSGRGVLDIYPSSHGTSFDVYDDDGLTYAYENGVYFRQTISVTTDGRKVTVRGDAAEGSMAPRFSSYRLRVRDPRDLHTVREVRLPAGTADTVQVDFTN; this is translated from the coding sequence ATGGCTCGATCTCATATGGCATTAACGGCCTTGGCAGCGATCATGCCGTGGCTCGGTGCGTCCTGTTGCTCCGCGAGGGATCGGGCGCCCTCGAACCGAGGCACCGGCAGCTCTTCGCTCGTGCGGGCGAATCAGGAAGTGGGCGACGTGATCGATGTGGCGCGTCACGGTGATGCGCTCGATCTGACGCTTGGCTCGGGGCAAGAAACCGATCATCTCGATGTGGTCGTTCTCGCGCCCGACGTGGTCAAAGTGGAATACCGGCCGCGCGGTCAAGCCGAGACACCGAGCTTCATTGTCGACCCCCACGGGCGCTGGCCGGCGGGACCGCACATCCTGGATGCCGACACGCAGTCGGATCCCATCACCGTGCGCACCGGGGGACTTCGCGTGGAGATCGCGCGCCATCCCGCCCGGGTTGCCGTTTTTGGTCCCGACGGCCAGTTGCTCGTGCGGGAGCAGGCCAGCGGGGGAATTCAACCGGGCGGCGTGCGCCTCGATCGCGCGCCGGGCGAGGCGCTCTATGGAATGGCGGGCATCGCCCTTCCGGGAGACCCTCACGATCCGAAAGTGACCATGGAGGACAACATGGTGCGCAACGCGGGCGCGAGCGTGAAGGCCGGGGCGCAAGGCAACGGAGGCGCCCCCATCGCGTTCACGACGCGCTACGGCCTGGTGGTCGATTCGGTGGACGGCGAATTCGATGCGACGGAGAGCACGTTGGATTTTTCCGGCGCGTCCCGTGAGGCCACGGCCTTTTACGTCGTAGCCGGAGGACCCAAGGACACGATGCGCGCGACCGCGATCCTGAGCGGCCGCGCGCCCATGCTGCCCAAATGGGCGCTTGGCTTCGCCAACAGCGAGTGGGGCACGACCCAGGACGAAGTGACGGAAATCGTCGATACGTACCGGGCAAAGGGCATTGGACTCGATGCCTTCGTTCTCGATTTCGATTTCAAAGCATGGGGAGAAGACGACTTCGGCGAATTCCGCTGGAACTCGACGAGCAATCCGGGCAACGTTCATCCCAACAAGTTTCCTGACGGTGCATCGGGCAAATTCGCGCACGATATGGCGGCCAAAGGGGTCACGCTCGTGGGAATCATGAAACCCCGCATCCTCATCGAGAACGTGGACCACGAGCCGACGCGGCAGGCCATCGAAGCCGGAAGCCTCGACTGCTTTTATCCGGGCCAGGACCCCTACGAAGAATATTTCTCGGGTCGCTACGCGCGGGATATCGACTTTGCCGGGGAGACCTGCCGAAGCTTCTACTGGACGCACGCAAAACCGCTCTTCGACACGGGAATCGCCGGCTGGTGGAACGACGAGGCCGATGCCATCGGCGCTTTCGTCCTGAATTCCCTTCAGCACGCGAACATGCAGCGCGCCCTCTACGAGGGCCAGCGGTCCGTGTCCGACAAGCGTGTTTTCTCGCTGAGCCGCAATTACTACCTCGGCGCCCAGCGCTACGCGTATGCGACGTGGACGGGCGACATCGATGCCGGCAACAACGACGGACCGAAGGCTTTCGCGACCATGCGCGAGCAGCGCCAACGCATGCTGACGTTGGTGAACGTCGGCCAAGCGTGGCCCACCATGGACACCGGCGGCTTCGGGGGACACCCCACGCCGCAGGCGTACGCCCGATGGATGCAGTTTGCGGCACTCATCCCCATCATGCGCGTGCACGGAACCTTCAACGAGCAGCGCCAACCATGGGTTTACGGCCCCATTGCCGAGCGGGCGGCCACCGCAGCCATTGCTTTGCGGCACCGCCTGCTCCCTTATCTCTACGCCTACGAGCGCACCCTCTACGAAACGGGCGTCGGGGTGATGCGGCCCTTGATGTACGACTACCCCTCCGACCCGAGGGCTACCAACGACGTCGCGGAGTGGATGCTCGGAGACTTTCTCCTCGCGCGCCCCGTCGTCGAGGAAGATGCCACGTCCGTCGACGTCTATTTGCCCGAGGGCTCACGCTGGATCGACTACTTCCGCGGCACCGTCCATCCAGGCGGGCAAACACTGCACTATGCCGTCGACGCGCACAGCTGGCTCGATATCCCTCTTTTCATCCGAGAAGGGGGCATTCTTCCCAGCGGGCGCGGGGTGCTCGACATCTACCCATCGAGCCACGGGACATCGTTCGATGTGTACGACGACGACGGCTTGACCTATGCCTACGAGAACGGCGTGTACTTTCGGCAAACGATCTCCGTCACCACAGACGGGCGCAAGGTCACCGTTCGAGGGGACGCCGCCGAGGGATCCATGGCGCCCAGATTCAGCTCGTATCGGCTCCGTGTCCGCGATCCTCGCGATCTGCACACCGTCCGCGAGGTGCGCCTGCCCGCGGGAACCGCCGACACGGTGCAGGTGGATTTCACGAATTGA
- a CDS encoding tetratricopeptide repeat protein, with translation MGERATTKDETDAVQWSVLVVPLVACIASVVLTGVATSLLHAPDAPAPTPESVQVSTGDPEPATTSESDDADPSDTAAPLQTKDGPIERAPRPGFKSAPPTSESAALFADAGRARRVGAVPKAIALYELLQKRYPGTPESRSADMALALLFTRQGMHAAALEHFDRYLRHSPQGDLAAEAMWGKAQVLSILGRSTDAFRTLQRLQLLHPNSPYAIEARARLQPEASLTQ, from the coding sequence GTGGGGGAACGCGCGACGACGAAGGACGAGACGGATGCGGTGCAATGGTCCGTGCTCGTCGTGCCGCTCGTCGCCTGCATCGCGAGCGTCGTCTTGACCGGGGTGGCCACCAGCCTGCTGCATGCGCCCGACGCGCCGGCGCCGACCCCGGAATCGGTGCAGGTATCCACGGGCGATCCCGAACCCGCGACAACGAGCGAATCCGACGACGCGGACCCGTCGGATACGGCGGCGCCGCTGCAAACGAAAGATGGCCCCATCGAGCGTGCCCCGCGGCCCGGCTTCAAATCGGCACCGCCGACGAGCGAGTCGGCGGCGCTTTTTGCCGACGCCGGGCGCGCGCGCAGGGTAGGGGCCGTTCCAAAGGCCATAGCGCTCTATGAGCTATTGCAAAAACGCTATCCGGGAACGCCGGAGTCGCGTTCGGCGGATATGGCCCTCGCGCTCCTGTTCACGCGCCAGGGCATGCATGCCGCGGCGCTGGAGCACTTCGATCGCTACTTGAGGCACAGTCCGCAAGGAGATCTCGCGGCCGAAGCCATGTGGGGCAAGGCGCAGGTCCTCTCCATTCTGGGACGGAGCACGGACGCGTTCCGTACGCTCCAGAGATTGCAGCTTCTTCATCCCAATTCGCCCTACGCCATCGAGGCGCGCGCCCGATTGCAACCCGAGGCATCGCTAACGCAATAG
- a CDS encoding ABC transporter substrate-binding protein yields MFFSRRHFSKLVITTLLSMAVSCTEQPGRDADQQHHGQVEIFSNWTAGGEEEALRVIVDAYERKFPSVTVINGATSGGTMARELELRKRMTDNLPPDVFQVHGGRELIGVWVQPKGISDDSANKMEDLTFLFDEEGWRRAFPPRLLDIVSFRQRIYSVPLTIHRGNGVFYNVHVFAKHGIRVPKTVEELKTAATTLQARGVTPFALATKYPWPILMMWEDLLLARGGPAFFNDYFAGRLRGDEAIVRSSLEDLNALFGFVNTDSGTLSWDQAAKKVALGEAAMTFMGDWAKGFFSSEKGGRLEPQTDFDVFASPGTEKSFIVITDTFCLPRGATSRANAIEFIRLAGSREIQSAFSMKKGSIPARKDVDASKFDAMARATIRDFSTVDLVPSLAHGSAADEEYVTSTGAALAAFFVDRNVEKALGVLRATYARLR; encoded by the coding sequence ATGTTTTTTTCGCGAAGGCATTTCTCGAAGCTCGTCATCACGACGCTTCTCTCGATGGCGGTGAGCTGCACCGAGCAGCCGGGTCGCGATGCGGACCAACAGCATCACGGGCAAGTCGAGATATTCTCGAACTGGACGGCGGGAGGCGAAGAAGAAGCGCTGCGGGTCATCGTCGATGCCTACGAGCGGAAATTCCCCAGCGTCACCGTCATCAACGGGGCCACGTCCGGCGGAACCATGGCGCGCGAACTCGAATTGCGAAAGCGCATGACCGACAACCTGCCGCCAGATGTCTTTCAGGTTCACGGCGGGCGCGAGTTGATTGGGGTGTGGGTCCAGCCCAAGGGCATCTCCGACGACTCGGCGAACAAGATGGAGGACCTGACCTTTCTCTTCGACGAGGAGGGCTGGAGGAGGGCCTTTCCACCGCGACTACTCGATATCGTGAGCTTCCGACAACGGATTTACTCCGTCCCGCTCACCATCCATCGAGGCAATGGTGTATTCTACAACGTTCACGTTTTTGCGAAGCATGGCATTCGTGTGCCGAAAACCGTGGAAGAGCTGAAAACTGCCGCCACAACGCTCCAGGCGCGAGGGGTAACGCCCTTCGCGCTGGCCACGAAATATCCCTGGCCCATTCTCATGATGTGGGAGGACTTGTTGCTCGCCCGTGGCGGCCCTGCATTCTTCAACGACTATTTCGCCGGAAGGCTGCGCGGAGACGAGGCGATCGTTCGAAGTAGCTTGGAGGATCTGAATGCGCTTTTCGGATTCGTCAATACCGATTCCGGAACGCTCTCGTGGGACCAAGCCGCCAAAAAGGTTGCCCTCGGAGAAGCCGCGATGACCTTCATGGGCGATTGGGCCAAGGGATTCTTCAGCTCGGAGAAAGGCGGGCGTCTCGAACCGCAGACGGACTTCGACGTATTTGCGTCGCCCGGTACGGAGAAGAGCTTCATCGTGATCACCGATACATTTTGCCTCCCGAGGGGCGCCACGTCGCGTGCGAACGCCATCGAGTTCATTCGGTTGGCCGGCAGCAGGGAAATTCAGTCCGCGTTCAGCATGAAAAAAGGCTCCATCCCCGCGCGCAAAGACGTCGATGCCTCGAAGTTCGATGCGATGGCGCGCGCCACGATTCGCGATTTCTCCACGGTGGACCTTGTCCCGAGTCTCGCGCACGGCTCGGCGGCCGACGAGGAGTACGTCACCTCGACGGGCGCTGCACTCGCTGCATTCTTCGTCGATCGAAATGTGGAGAAAGCCTTGGGCGTTCTTCGTGCAACTTACGCGCGCCTTCGATGA
- a CDS encoding NAD(P)-binding domain-containing protein, which translates to MNDKRNPVTVMGLGPMGQAMVRAWLKKGHPTTVWNRTASRADDLVREGAIRADTVADALAANELVILSLTDYQAMYDILGEASHALAGRVIVNLSSDSPEKTRKAAAWLAERGAQLIAGGVMVPAPLVGQEAAYVFYSGPRRFFEVHQSTLQVIGRADYLGEDHALAQLHYQAQLDIFLTSLSAYLHAAALLRSAGVSAKSFVPYAVDNFNSISSYLAEAAKHLDEGRHPGELANVTMMGATAHHIVEASTEAGIDIGLPAAVKAQYDGAIAAGRGHESWTSLFDVIRNPTARG; encoded by the coding sequence ATGAACGACAAGCGTAATCCGGTGACGGTGATGGGATTGGGGCCAATGGGCCAGGCGATGGTCCGTGCATGGCTGAAGAAAGGTCACCCGACGACCGTGTGGAATCGCACCGCCAGCCGGGCCGACGATCTGGTTCGCGAAGGAGCCATTCGCGCGGACACGGTTGCCGATGCACTCGCCGCCAACGAATTGGTCATTCTCAGTCTGACCGACTACCAGGCCATGTACGATATTCTTGGCGAGGCCAGCCATGCCCTCGCGGGTCGGGTCATCGTCAATCTGAGCTCGGACAGCCCGGAAAAGACGCGCAAGGCGGCGGCGTGGCTGGCCGAGCGCGGTGCGCAACTCATTGCTGGAGGCGTGATGGTTCCGGCGCCCCTGGTGGGCCAAGAAGCCGCGTACGTCTTCTACAGCGGGCCGCGCAGGTTCTTCGAAGTCCACCAATCGACGTTGCAGGTCATCGGACGAGCGGATTACCTCGGGGAGGATCATGCCCTGGCGCAGCTCCATTACCAGGCCCAGCTCGATATCTTCCTAACATCGCTGTCGGCCTATCTTCATGCCGCTGCCCTCCTTCGCTCGGCGGGTGTCTCGGCAAAGTCGTTCGTGCCCTATGCGGTGGACAACTTCAACTCGATCTCTTCGTACTTGGCCGAGGCGGCGAAGCACCTGGACGAAGGCCGGCATCCGGGCGAGCTCGCCAACGTCACCATGATGGGAGCCACGGCCCATCATATCGTCGAAGCCAGTACCGAAGCAGGTATCGATATCGGTCTACCGGCGGCCGTCAAAGCCCAATACGATGGTGCCATCGCCGCGGGTCGCGGGCACGAAAGCTGGACGAGTCTGTTCGACGTGATTCGGAATCCAACCGCGCGCGGGTAA
- a CDS encoding dienelactone hydrolase family protein, with product MNDLQRYLVSEVATDHVDGLITRREAMRRLLLMGMTAAAASSLIAACSDSKDPNAPPNAPPSDASFDAGLDAGSDATLATQEITFGPQGNLLGAWAQAASPRGAVLVIHENRGLLDHFRAVATRFASAGYSALALDLLSEEGGTAAVARENDGGDAAVTAALNKVAGENPGRFVTDMRAALDELARRTPGVKLGAIGFCFGGGMIWRLVAAKDPRLAAAAPFYGPLPDGADFTGAVTAVLGVYGALDTRVNASQSAARTALEKASLPHEIVTYEGADHAFYNDTGARYNADAAAKAWAKVLDWYGQYIG from the coding sequence ATGAACGACCTCCAGCGGTACCTCGTCTCGGAAGTGGCCACCGATCACGTCGATGGCTTGATCACGCGTCGCGAGGCGATGCGCCGGCTGCTGCTCATGGGGATGACGGCCGCCGCCGCCTCCAGCCTCATTGCGGCATGCTCGGATTCGAAAGATCCCAACGCCCCGCCCAATGCACCTCCCTCGGACGCAAGCTTCGATGCGGGGCTGGACGCGGGCTCCGACGCGACGCTTGCCACACAAGAAATTACATTCGGCCCGCAGGGCAACCTGCTCGGTGCATGGGCGCAGGCCGCGAGCCCGCGCGGTGCGGTTCTCGTCATTCACGAGAATCGCGGATTGCTGGACCACTTTCGCGCGGTGGCCACGCGCTTTGCGTCGGCCGGCTATTCGGCCCTCGCCCTCGATTTGCTCTCCGAAGAAGGAGGCACCGCCGCGGTGGCACGCGAAAATGACGGCGGCGACGCGGCGGTCACTGCGGCGCTCAACAAAGTTGCAGGCGAGAACCCCGGGCGATTCGTCACGGATATGCGCGCGGCGTTGGACGAGCTCGCGCGCCGCACCCCCGGCGTCAAGCTCGGTGCCATTGGCTTTTGCTTCGGTGGAGGCATGATATGGCGACTCGTGGCTGCCAAAGATCCACGCCTTGCGGCCGCCGCGCCCTTCTACGGCCCGCTGCCCGACGGTGCCGACTTCACGGGCGCGGTCACCGCCGTTCTCGGCGTTTACGGCGCACTCGACACGCGCGTGAATGCCTCACAATCCGCCGCTCGAACCGCCCTGGAGAAAGCGTCGCTCCCGCACGAGATCGTGACCTATGAGGGGGCCGATCATGCTTTTTACAACGATACAGGTGCACGCTACAACGCCGATGCCGCGGCCAAGGCGTGGGCCAAAGTCCTTGACTGGTACGGCCAATACATCGGCTAA
- a CDS encoding trypsin-like serine protease produces the protein MIRYNGAPVSFLSVLGVAFMIMGCAESTENLDRQAETMDRSATPIINGAADNHDEVVSLAETESGAGLCTGTIVATKGSTGYVLTAAHCCEPGALPTIVGVGAAFRTAVKHPITDVLAHPSYSGEASSPYDFCMVSFTGADASTKTIPPIPPELDAVEAGAALDAVGFGRTNTNPQVPLTDPRRLHVMYRVIDFPSDRLITRFDGREGGICPGDSGGPDLLTLGEKTYVFGVHSTVSTAHCNGTSKSGTVSKVYPWIMAYIRRP, from the coding sequence ATGATTCGTTATAATGGTGCCCCGGTGTCATTTCTCAGTGTGCTCGGCGTCGCGTTCATGATCATGGGGTGTGCCGAAAGTACGGAAAACCTCGATCGGCAAGCGGAGACGATGGATCGTTCCGCCACCCCCATCATCAACGGTGCCGCGGACAATCACGACGAAGTCGTTTCCCTCGCGGAGACCGAAAGCGGTGCGGGACTGTGCACGGGCACCATCGTCGCCACCAAAGGAAGCACGGGCTACGTGCTGACCGCGGCCCATTGCTGCGAACCCGGTGCGCTTCCCACGATCGTCGGGGTGGGGGCCGCCTTTCGGACTGCCGTAAAGCACCCGATCACGGACGTTTTGGCACATCCTTCGTACTCGGGGGAGGCCAGCTCGCCCTATGATTTCTGCATGGTCTCCTTCACGGGGGCTGACGCAAGCACGAAGACCATCCCGCCCATTCCGCCCGAATTGGACGCAGTCGAAGCCGGTGCGGCGTTGGATGCCGTCGGTTTCGGGCGAACGAATACCAATCCACAGGTCCCACTCACCGATCCAAGGCGACTTCACGTTATGTACCGTGTCATCGACTTCCCGAGCGATCGCCTGATCACGCGTTTCGACGGGCGTGAGGGCGGAATCTGCCCCGGCGACAGCGGCGGGCCCGATCTCCTTACCCTCGGCGAGAAGACGTATGTCTTCGGCGTGCACTCGACCGTCAGCACGGCCCACTGCAACGGGACCAGCAAGAGCGGCACGGTGTCCAAGGTTTATCCGTGGATCATGGCGTATATTCGAAGACCATGA
- a CDS encoding serine/threonine protein kinase → MVQFEPEGDAPPMDGRHLVIGELGHGGMARVYLAALRGLAGFHKLVVLKSLRRYLADDPEFYEMFLNEARLAARLNHPNVVQTYEVNDDGGVPVIVMEYLDGQPLSQILLRARKGGRCVPMAMLLQVLADTLAGLHHAHELEDFNGQKLQLVHRDVSPQNIFVTFDGCVKILDFGIAKAMAAPGMDTEMGKVKGKVRFMAPEQISGKVDRRADIFGVGVMLWEACTGQPLWKGESDVRIMRKLVDGDIPHPRSLKADISQNLERICMKALAPHPADRYATAADFANALEEELRRTNARIGSRDIGRFVAELFSDVRAARKTAIEAQLGKLDTLTSGHYRLLVPVPLAHSVASTPPMTEPTPVSSSKPAKRPRAAAVLLALALLGALATVTIRFLRPARLPQDQVRGTETGVETNRPLPSSPASAAASDEITIELASSTPGVTLFLDEERLPTNPFRRKATPDGSVHALRGRARGYHSGSVQVTFDKSSTVTLTLAKAAASSPPHPSAPALAPTPVAPASSAASGPKAANCAAPYYIDDRGIKKIRAECL, encoded by the coding sequence ATGGTGCAATTCGAGCCCGAGGGCGATGCCCCGCCGATGGATGGTCGGCATCTCGTCATTGGAGAACTCGGGCATGGCGGGATGGCTCGCGTCTACCTGGCGGCGCTGCGCGGCCTGGCGGGCTTTCACAAGTTGGTGGTTTTGAAATCGCTTCGGCGGTATTTGGCGGACGATCCGGAGTTCTACGAGATGTTCCTCAACGAGGCGCGGCTGGCCGCGCGCCTCAATCATCCGAATGTCGTCCAGACCTACGAGGTCAACGACGACGGCGGTGTACCCGTCATCGTCATGGAGTACCTCGACGGACAGCCGCTCTCCCAAATTCTGCTGCGTGCACGCAAAGGTGGCAGATGCGTGCCGATGGCCATGCTCCTGCAGGTGCTCGCCGACACGCTGGCAGGCCTCCACCATGCGCACGAGCTCGAAGACTTCAACGGCCAGAAGCTCCAATTGGTGCACCGCGACGTATCACCGCAGAACATCTTCGTGACCTTCGATGGCTGCGTAAAAATTCTCGATTTCGGTATTGCCAAAGCCATGGCCGCGCCGGGCATGGACACGGAAATGGGGAAGGTCAAAGGCAAGGTCCGATTCATGGCGCCCGAGCAAATCTCGGGCAAAGTCGATCGGCGCGCCGACATTTTCGGCGTGGGCGTCATGCTCTGGGAAGCGTGCACGGGGCAACCGCTCTGGAAGGGAGAGTCGGACGTGCGCATCATGCGCAAGCTCGTCGACGGCGACATTCCCCACCCGCGCAGCCTGAAGGCGGATATCTCGCAGAATCTGGAGCGGATCTGCATGAAGGCGCTGGCACCGCATCCGGCCGATCGTTATGCCACGGCGGCCGACTTCGCGAATGCGCTCGAAGAGGAGTTGCGCCGCACCAACGCGCGAATCGGATCGCGCGATATCGGTCGCTTCGTGGCAGAGCTCTTCTCCGATGTACGCGCTGCGCGAAAGACGGCCATCGAAGCGCAACTCGGGAAGTTGGATACGTTGACCTCCGGACATTACCGCCTTCTCGTCCCGGTGCCGCTGGCACATTCCGTTGCATCGACCCCGCCCATGACCGAGCCCACGCCGGTGTCTTCCAGCAAACCAGCGAAACGCCCCCGGGCCGCGGCCGTCTTGCTCGCCCTCGCATTGCTCGGGGCGCTCGCCACCGTGACGATTCGATTTCTGCGCCCGGCGCGTCTGCCACAAGACCAGGTTCGCGGGACCGAGACGGGCGTCGAAACCAATCGGCCCCTTCCGTCGTCGCCCGCTTCGGCAGCCGCGTCGGACGAGATTACCATCGAGCTCGCATCCTCGACGCCAGGCGTCACGCTGTTTCTGGACGAGGAGAGGCTGCCGACCAATCCATTCCGCCGCAAGGCCACACCGGACGGAAGCGTCCACGCGCTTCGCGGGCGGGCGCGCGGCTACCATTCGGGCAGCGTTCAAGTCACGTTCGACAAGAGCTCCACAGTAACGCTCACGCTCGCGAAAGCGGCGGCGTCCAGCCCGCCGCACCCATCGGCGCCGGCGCTGGCACCCACGCCAGTGGCGCCGGCCAGCTCGGCCGCATCGGGTCCAAAGGCGGCGAATTGCGCGGCACCGTATTACATCGATGATCGCGGAATCAAAAAGATACGGGCCGAGTGCCTTTAG